Proteins encoded by one window of Kribbella italica:
- a CDS encoding TetR/AcrR family transcriptional regulator produces the protein MSSLRERRKAETRQLLQRQAIRLFQRDGYDATTMNTVAEAAGVSAMTVYRHFPTKEDLVIWDEYTPVSLDVLVNSPTDDPLVRRIGHALIETATAGTTPDHRDLLLARLQLMVDVPALRARHLDNQYATQNAIVTALCGDDPDPDQEFQTRAISGACLGATHIALVHWARTDGKQHLPTLIREALTATFPADFS, from the coding sequence ATGTCAAGTCTTCGCGAACGCCGCAAGGCCGAAACCCGGCAGCTGCTCCAACGCCAGGCGATCCGCCTGTTCCAGCGCGACGGCTACGACGCGACCACGATGAACACGGTCGCCGAAGCGGCCGGCGTCTCCGCGATGACCGTGTACCGGCACTTCCCCACCAAGGAGGACCTCGTCATCTGGGACGAGTACACGCCGGTCAGCCTCGACGTCCTCGTCAACAGCCCCACCGACGACCCCCTCGTACGCCGAATCGGCCACGCCCTGATCGAGACCGCCACAGCCGGCACCACCCCCGACCACCGGGACCTCCTGCTCGCCCGCCTCCAGCTGATGGTCGACGTCCCGGCCCTCAGAGCCCGGCACCTCGACAACCAGTACGCCACCCAGAACGCAATCGTCACCGCCCTCTGCGGCGACGACCCCGACCCCGACCAGGAGTTCCAGACCCGCGCGATCTCCGGCGCCTGCCTGGGCGCCACCCACATCGCCCTGGTCCACTGGGCCCGCACCGACGGCAAGCAACACCTCCCCACCCTGATCCGCGAGGCCCTGACCGCCACCTTCCCAGCGGACTTCAGCTGA
- a CDS encoding phosphotransferase has translation MQFTDDVIPEHVRALGHQHPELLAIGMQGAVFRLADHRVAKVWFHAPRAELDRLQNLYAEIRLPFHTPEILEIHQGSRWLVTIEAELPGRPLHEIAPEFGTTTWPAARDCVIDVLGELATTPAPPALFAMTVLDETEPIRHDYRPRSSAEAPTAPAQQTAARGSWLDALSSLLARRVATYGDQLDRLVDKFDTKLDCLQQRLHAINPTHDTQLVHGDVTAGNILVDDQLRPVSVLDFGLLSMAGDPVFDSASAAALYALWSPDTRAIEADFDAALIARLDHNADGLLTYRAIHALLIGNAHDTDPFDRDSGVPLTAKLLNDPQYTAFLT, from the coding sequence ATGCAGTTCACCGACGACGTCATCCCCGAGCACGTCCGCGCCCTCGGCCACCAGCACCCCGAACTCCTGGCGATCGGCATGCAAGGCGCCGTCTTCCGCCTCGCCGATCACCGCGTCGCGAAAGTCTGGTTCCACGCACCCCGCGCCGAACTCGACCGCCTGCAGAACCTGTACGCCGAGATCCGGCTCCCCTTCCACACCCCGGAGATCCTCGAGATCCACCAAGGCTCCCGCTGGCTCGTCACCATCGAAGCCGAACTCCCCGGCCGCCCGCTGCACGAGATCGCCCCCGAGTTCGGCACCACCACCTGGCCCGCGGCCCGCGACTGCGTCATCGACGTCCTCGGAGAACTCGCGACCACACCCGCCCCACCAGCCCTCTTCGCCATGACCGTCCTCGACGAGACAGAACCAATCCGCCACGACTACCGGCCGCGCTCCTCCGCCGAGGCGCCCACTGCCCCCGCGCAGCAGACGGCGGCCCGCGGGTCGTGGCTCGACGCGCTCTCCAGCCTTCTCGCCCGGCGCGTCGCGACGTACGGCGACCAGCTCGACCGCCTCGTCGACAAGTTCGACACCAAGCTCGATTGCCTGCAGCAACGTCTTCACGCAATCAATCCAACGCACGACACCCAGCTCGTACACGGCGACGTCACCGCCGGCAACATCCTCGTCGACGACCAACTCCGGCCGGTCAGCGTGCTCGACTTCGGCCTGTTGAGCATGGCCGGCGACCCGGTGTTCGACAGCGCGAGCGCAGCCGCGCTCTACGCACTCTGGTCGCCGGACACCCGCGCCATCGAGGCCGACTTCGACGCCGCACTGATCGCCCGCCTCGACCACAACGCCGACGGCCTGCTGACCTACCGCGCGATCCACGCCTTGCTCATCGGCAACGCCCACGACACCGACCCGTTCGACCGCGACTCCGGCGTACCGCTCACCGCGAAACTCCTCAACGACCCGCAGTACACCGCGTTCCTCACCTGA
- a CDS encoding ArsR/SmtB family transcription factor, which produces MATTFEVLAEPRRREILDLLRAGERPVGELVDALELSQPAVSKHLKVLRDAGLVEVRQDAQRRWYRLRPAPLAEIDAWLEPYRDLWRGRLDALEAHLDTMD; this is translated from the coding sequence ATGGCAACTACGTTCGAGGTGCTGGCAGAACCGCGGCGGCGGGAGATCCTCGATCTGTTGCGCGCCGGCGAGCGGCCGGTCGGGGAACTGGTGGATGCGCTCGAGCTGAGTCAGCCGGCGGTGTCGAAGCACTTGAAAGTACTGCGCGATGCCGGGCTGGTGGAAGTCCGGCAGGACGCGCAGCGGCGGTGGTACCGGCTGCGGCCGGCGCCCTTGGCCGAGATCGACGCCTGGCTGGAACCGTACCGCGACCTGTGGCGCGGGCGGCTGGACGCGCTCGAGGCACACCTCGACACGATGGACTGA
- a CDS encoding VOC family protein, whose translation MSVTFAQIAVDCADVQSQAAFWAEVFQTEVDAGSNQFMATVNRAATGGPAMMFLQVPEKPAGVKNRLHLDLGSSDWAADVDRIVALGAKREVEFTEYGTHWITLTDPEGNVFDLAEAH comes from the coding sequence ATGTCCGTCACCTTCGCGCAGATCGCCGTCGACTGCGCCGACGTCCAGTCCCAGGCCGCCTTCTGGGCCGAGGTCTTCCAGACCGAAGTCGATGCCGGCAGCAACCAATTCATGGCGACCGTGAACCGCGCCGCCACGGGTGGGCCGGCGATGATGTTCCTCCAGGTCCCCGAGAAGCCGGCCGGCGTCAAGAACCGCCTGCACCTCGACCTCGGCAGCTCGGACTGGGCCGCCGACGTCGACCGCATCGTGGCCCTCGGTGCCAAGCGGGAGGTCGAGTTCACCGAGTACGGGACGCACTGGATCACGCTGACGGATCCTGAAGGCAACGTCTTCGACCTCGCCGAGGCGCACTAG
- a CDS encoding MerR family transcriptional regulator, with protein sequence MTASVTIGEFSRLTHLSVKTLHHYHDIELLAPAAIDPSSGYRRYEITQVPTAQLIRRLRELQMPLAQVRAVIEAPDLATRDQTLRLHLDQMERELIRTQEVVASLRSMLTLSPVELAVEYRFVPAFRAYAVADRVARDQISAWCEATFGRLGAIAGQLGISATAGATYSDEFFADDVGEVVGFLPVAPAQPPYEGVELVDLPAGFFAVTVHAGPFTDFDRTYGALGSHVAEHCAIAPGPIRELYVVGPGESSDPTTYQTEICWPIQRIPNVTTKG encoded by the coding sequence ATGACGGCTTCGGTGACCATCGGGGAGTTCTCCCGGCTCACACATCTGAGCGTGAAGACGCTGCACCACTACCACGACATCGAACTGCTCGCGCCCGCCGCGATCGACCCGAGCTCCGGCTACCGCCGGTACGAGATCACCCAGGTGCCGACCGCTCAGCTCATCCGCCGGCTGCGCGAGCTGCAGATGCCGCTCGCGCAGGTCCGGGCGGTGATCGAGGCCCCCGACCTCGCCACCCGCGACCAGACGCTGCGTCTGCACCTCGACCAGATGGAACGCGAGCTGATCCGCACCCAGGAGGTCGTCGCGTCGCTCCGCTCGATGCTCACCCTGTCGCCTGTGGAGCTGGCGGTCGAGTACCGCTTCGTCCCGGCCTTCCGCGCGTACGCCGTCGCCGACCGCGTCGCGCGTGACCAGATCAGCGCCTGGTGCGAGGCGACGTTCGGCCGCCTCGGCGCGATCGCCGGTCAGCTCGGCATCAGCGCCACGGCCGGTGCGACGTACAGCGACGAGTTCTTCGCCGACGACGTCGGCGAGGTCGTCGGCTTCCTGCCCGTCGCGCCCGCGCAACCGCCGTACGAGGGTGTGGAGCTCGTCGATCTCCCGGCCGGTTTCTTCGCGGTGACCGTGCATGCGGGTCCGTTCACGGACTTCGACCGGACCTACGGCGCGCTCGGCAGTCATGTCGCCGAGCACTGCGCGATCGCGCCCGGGCCGATCCGTGAGCTGTACGTCGTCGGGCCGGGCGAGAGCAGCGACCCGACCACTTACCAGACCGAGATCTGCTGGCCGATCCAGCGGATCCCCAATGTCACGACGAAAGGCTGA
- a CDS encoding ricin-type beta-trefoil lectin domain protein, with protein sequence MPRTLRRARPGRRRLLPALAGFAALSVVATGLSLGNPQPAHAAGEQVNVWLTTTNDGAGRNVTRGLQQQTPVNFGPAGGTANQTVTVNENTTYQTFEGGGASFTDSAAWLLNSSNTITAATRNQVMKDLFDPVNGIGLAFTRNPMGASDLARFNYSYDDTCCDLNDFTINHDLADVVPLTKQAKQLNPALKVKGAPWSAPAWMKDNNKFTNRGWLKAEYYPLYAQYFVKYVQQNEAQGNHIDYVSVQNEPTCCGNDNTGYASMNWNGAGLLNFTKNHLLPAFRAAGITTKVMVLDYNWGNYNDLGSVPLADAGLRNDPLFGGIAWHGYGGDVNLQTTVHNQYPAVNHYMTEHSGGTWIPNQQVEDMNNLIDYTRNWSKSWVKWSLGQDQNMLPYVGAGCNVCTGLVTIQRGGSRAGQVDKTVEYYTMGHLTKFVKPGAARIQSDANNSVKNVAWKNPDGSKALIAFNTTGSAQSVRVNWGSQSFVYTLPTKTSATFTWSGTQGGGGGGTGGQITGLAGKCIDVAGANSADGTGVQLYDCNGSTAQQWTRPGDGTVRALGKCLDVASGGTADGSRVQLYSCNGSAAQQWTYTGGKDLVNPAANKCLDVTGNNSANATPLQIWSCTGAANQKWNA encoded by the coding sequence ATGCCCCGCACCCTTCGTCGTGCCCGCCCCGGACGACGACGCCTGCTCCCCGCCCTGGCGGGATTCGCGGCCCTCTCGGTGGTCGCCACCGGCCTGAGCCTCGGCAACCCGCAGCCCGCCCACGCCGCCGGCGAGCAGGTCAACGTCTGGCTGACCACGACCAACGACGGCGCCGGCCGCAACGTGACCCGCGGCCTGCAGCAGCAGACCCCGGTGAACTTCGGTCCGGCCGGCGGCACCGCCAACCAGACCGTCACGGTCAACGAGAACACGACGTACCAGACCTTCGAGGGCGGTGGCGCGTCGTTCACCGACAGCGCCGCGTGGCTGCTGAACAGCAGCAACACGATCACCGCCGCGACCCGCAACCAGGTCATGAAGGACCTGTTCGACCCGGTCAACGGGATCGGCCTGGCCTTCACCCGCAACCCGATGGGTGCGTCCGACCTGGCCCGGTTCAATTATTCGTACGACGACACCTGTTGCGACCTGAACGACTTCACCATCAACCACGACCTCGCCGACGTCGTACCGCTGACCAAGCAGGCCAAGCAGCTGAACCCGGCGCTGAAGGTGAAGGGTGCGCCGTGGAGCGCGCCGGCCTGGATGAAGGACAACAACAAGTTCACCAACCGCGGCTGGCTGAAGGCCGAGTACTACCCGCTGTACGCGCAGTACTTCGTCAAGTACGTGCAGCAGAACGAGGCCCAGGGCAACCACATCGACTACGTGTCGGTGCAGAACGAGCCGACCTGCTGCGGCAACGACAACACCGGCTACGCCTCGATGAACTGGAACGGCGCCGGTCTGCTGAACTTCACCAAGAACCACCTGCTGCCGGCGTTCCGGGCGGCCGGGATCACCACCAAGGTGATGGTGCTGGACTACAACTGGGGCAACTACAACGACCTCGGGTCGGTCCCGCTGGCCGACGCCGGGCTGCGCAACGACCCGCTGTTCGGCGGGATCGCCTGGCACGGGTACGGCGGTGACGTGAACCTGCAGACCACCGTGCACAACCAGTACCCGGCCGTGAACCACTACATGACCGAGCACTCGGGCGGCACCTGGATCCCGAACCAGCAGGTCGAGGACATGAACAACCTGATCGACTACACCCGCAACTGGAGCAAGTCCTGGGTGAAGTGGAGCCTCGGCCAGGACCAGAATATGCTTCCGTACGTCGGGGCCGGCTGCAACGTGTGCACCGGGCTGGTCACCATCCAGCGCGGTGGGTCGCGGGCCGGTCAGGTCGACAAGACCGTCGAGTACTACACGATGGGCCACCTGACGAAGTTCGTGAAACCGGGGGCGGCGCGGATCCAGTCCGACGCGAACAACTCGGTGAAGAACGTCGCGTGGAAGAACCCGGACGGGTCGAAGGCGCTGATCGCGTTCAACACCACGGGCAGCGCGCAGTCGGTGCGGGTGAACTGGGGTTCGCAGTCCTTCGTCTACACGCTGCCGACCAAGACCTCGGCGACCTTCACGTGGTCGGGGACGCAAGGTGGCGGTGGTGGTGGGACCGGCGGTCAGATCACCGGGCTGGCGGGGAAGTGCATCGATGTAGCGGGTGCGAACTCGGCGGACGGGACCGGCGTACAGCTCTATGACTGCAACGGCTCGACCGCTCAGCAGTGGACGCGCCCTGGTGACGGGACCGTTCGTGCGCTCGGCAAGTGCCTGGATGTCGCGAGTGGTGGTACGGCGGATGGGTCTCGGGTGCAGCTGTACTCGTGCAATGGCTCGGCTGCTCAGCAGTGGACGTACACGGGCGGGAAGGATCTGGTGAACCCTGCTGCGAACAAGTGTTTGGACGTGACGGGGAACAACTCTGCCAATGCGACGCCGCTGCAGATCTGGTCGTGCACGGGGGCGGCCAACCAGAAGTGGAACGCCTAA
- a CDS encoding glycoside hydrolase family 16 protein, translating into MRFPRSRFRVAALLAAGAALLGTAVLQSPADARTPGDDAAAQAMAPQATIWEDNFDGPSGQGPDQSKWRFDIGGGGWGNNERQYYTNSTRNAALDGGGNLVITARRESGGFQCHYGTCEYTSARLLTAQTFTQTYGRFEARIKIPGTQGVWPAFWMLGGGNWPTDGEIDIMENIGREPNTVHGTLHGPGYSGEGGIGASYQSPNGQPFRNDFHTYAVDWAPDSITWYVDGVQFQRRTPADLGGRQWVYNHPFFMIMNVAVGGYWPGYPDGSTVMPQSMVVDYVRVSTLGSSGGGGGQITGLAGKCLDVAGANAADGTTVQLYDCNGSNAQKWTRPGDGTIRALGKCLDVANAGVADGTRVQIATCNGNAAQQWTYSGARDLVNPRANKCLDVTGNNAANATPTQIWTCGGGANQKWTV; encoded by the coding sequence ATGAGGTTCCCGCGTTCCCGGTTCCGGGTCGCCGCCCTGCTCGCCGCAGGCGCCGCACTGCTCGGCACCGCCGTACTCCAGTCCCCCGCCGACGCCCGGACGCCGGGCGACGACGCCGCCGCCCAGGCGATGGCCCCCCAGGCCACCATCTGGGAGGACAACTTCGACGGCCCGTCCGGCCAAGGCCCCGACCAGAGCAAGTGGCGCTTCGACATCGGAGGCGGCGGCTGGGGCAACAACGAGCGGCAGTACTACACCAACTCGACCCGCAACGCCGCGCTCGACGGCGGTGGCAACCTGGTGATCACCGCCCGCCGCGAGAGCGGCGGCTTCCAGTGCCACTACGGCACCTGCGAGTACACCTCGGCCCGGCTGCTGACCGCGCAGACGTTCACGCAGACGTACGGCCGCTTCGAGGCCCGGATCAAGATCCCCGGCACGCAGGGTGTCTGGCCGGCGTTCTGGATGCTCGGCGGCGGCAACTGGCCGACCGACGGCGAGATCGACATCATGGAGAACATCGGCCGCGAGCCGAACACCGTGCACGGCACGCTGCACGGTCCGGGCTACTCCGGCGAGGGTGGCATCGGCGCGTCGTACCAGTCGCCGAACGGCCAGCCGTTCCGCAACGACTTCCACACCTACGCGGTCGACTGGGCGCCGGACTCGATCACCTGGTACGTCGACGGCGTGCAGTTCCAGCGCCGGACACCGGCCGACCTCGGTGGCCGCCAGTGGGTCTACAACCACCCGTTCTTCATGATCATGAACGTCGCGGTCGGCGGCTACTGGCCGGGCTACCCCGACGGCAGCACGGTAATGCCGCAGTCGATGGTCGTCGACTACGTCCGGGTCTCGACCCTGGGCAGCAGCGGTGGCGGCGGCGGCCAGATCACCGGCCTGGCCGGCAAGTGCCTGGACGTCGCCGGCGCGAACGCGGCCGACGGCACCACCGTCCAGCTCTACGACTGCAACGGCAGCAACGCGCAGAAGTGGACCCGGCCGGGTGACGGCACGATCCGTGCCCTGGGCAAGTGCCTGGACGTCGCGAACGCCGGTGTTGCCGACGGCACCCGTGTACAGATCGCCACCTGCAACGGGAATGCGGCCCAGCAGTGGACGTACTCCGGAGCCAGGGACCTGGTGAACCCACGGGCGAACAAGTGTCTCGATGTCACCGGCAACAACGCGGCGAACGCCACCCCGACGCAGATCTGGACCTGCGGCGGCGGCGCCAACCAGAAGTGGACCGTCTGA
- a CDS encoding GH1 family beta-glucosidase, which translates to MVELSPLRQDFVWGTATSAYQIEGAVDADGRLPSIWDTFCRVPGAIDNGDTGDVACDSYHRWPEDLALIKQLGVDAYRFSIAWPRVIPTGSGAVNEAGLAYYDRMVDDLLAEGIKPFVTLYHWDLPQALQDLGGWDHRDTAYRFAEYAAVVGARLGDRVRDWVTLNEPLCSAWIGHWEGRMAPGITDPATAVRASYNLLLAHGLGVQALREGCPEPPSVGLVVNLSGCEPASQSAEDIRASRIADGHINRWWLDPTSGRGFPTDMVETYGVELPEQPGDLDIIAAPTDFIGLNYYFRQIIRADDSVPVLGFSQVPGPNAEHTMLDWEIHPAGLEELILRLAKEYGAEKIYITENGSAWVDQPDADFVVDDTDRTAYLEGHLAACVRAVQQGAPLAGYFAWSLMDNFEWAYGYAPRFGLAYVDYPTGKRVLKTSGTTYAELVRSHRA; encoded by the coding sequence ATGGTCGAGCTCTCCCCGCTTCGGCAGGACTTCGTCTGGGGTACCGCCACCTCGGCGTACCAGATCGAGGGCGCTGTCGACGCCGACGGCCGGCTGCCGTCCATCTGGGACACGTTCTGCCGGGTTCCCGGCGCGATCGACAACGGCGACACCGGCGACGTCGCCTGTGACTCCTACCACCGCTGGCCCGAGGACCTCGCGCTGATCAAGCAGCTCGGTGTCGACGCGTACCGGTTCTCGATCGCCTGGCCGCGGGTGATCCCGACCGGGTCCGGCGCGGTCAACGAGGCCGGTCTGGCCTACTACGACCGGATGGTCGACGATTTGCTTGCCGAAGGCATCAAACCCTTCGTCACCTTGTACCACTGGGATCTGCCGCAGGCGCTGCAGGACCTGGGGGGCTGGGACCACCGCGACACGGCGTACCGGTTCGCCGAGTACGCCGCGGTGGTCGGCGCGCGGCTCGGCGATCGCGTCCGCGACTGGGTGACGCTGAACGAGCCGCTCTGCTCGGCCTGGATCGGCCACTGGGAAGGGCGGATGGCGCCCGGTATCACCGACCCGGCGACGGCCGTGCGCGCGTCGTACAACCTGTTGCTGGCGCACGGTCTCGGCGTCCAGGCGCTGCGCGAGGGGTGCCCCGAGCCGCCGTCGGTCGGTCTGGTCGTCAACCTGAGCGGCTGCGAGCCGGCCAGCCAGAGCGCCGAGGACATCCGCGCCTCGCGGATCGCCGACGGGCACATCAACCGCTGGTGGCTCGACCCGACGTCCGGCCGCGGTTTCCCGACCGACATGGTCGAGACGTACGGCGTCGAGCTGCCCGAGCAGCCCGGTGATCTCGACATCATCGCCGCGCCGACCGACTTCATCGGCCTGAACTACTACTTCCGCCAGATCATCAGGGCCGACGACAGCGTCCCCGTTCTCGGCTTCAGCCAGGTCCCGGGCCCGAACGCCGAGCACACGATGCTCGACTGGGAGATCCACCCGGCCGGCCTGGAGGAGCTGATCCTGCGGCTGGCCAAGGAGTACGGCGCCGAGAAGATCTACATCACCGAGAACGGCTCGGCCTGGGTCGACCAGCCCGACGCGGACTTCGTCGTCGACGACACCGACCGTACGGCGTACCTCGAAGGGCATCTCGCCGCCTGCGTCCGCGCGGTGCAGCAGGGTGCGCCACTGGCCGGGTACTTCGCCTGGTCCCTGATGGACAACTTCGAGTGGGCCTACGGCTACGCCCCGCGCTTCGGCCTCGCCTATGTCGACTACCCGACCGGCAAGCGCGTGCTGAAGACCAGCGGCACGACGTACGCCGAGCTGGTGCGTTCGCACCGCGCCTGA
- a CDS encoding ROK family transcriptional regulator, whose protein sequence is MRRSNRSVILTSIYRQGPLSRYELGRETSLSAASVSNLVGELLEEGIVEEAGSVESDGGRPRVLLRVAPAFGYVVGAEVGETRVRVELFDLAMSVLATVVYPIETPKPAPELAVKYVLQGLDAVIAQAGVRADRVLGLGVAVAGVVEGPADAVVHAQTLGWDGVPLGAMLAAGTDIPIQVDNGANTLGQAEMWFGAGRGATDAVVALVGSGVGAALVTGGTSYRGTRSSAGEWGHTTIMYGGRRCRCGAEGCLEAYVGAEGVLDRYRLAGGSAARSDDDEAEFIALLGAVESSEVAAKVVEDTIGYLAAGFANLVNLVNPERIVLGGWSGLLLGERYLPELREAVGKHALHRPYAQVTIELCELGRDAVALGAATLPVLRLLREGGTTKRLAAS, encoded by the coding sequence ATGCGGCGGTCCAACCGGTCGGTGATCCTGACCAGCATCTACCGGCAGGGACCGCTGAGCCGGTACGAGCTCGGCCGCGAGACGTCGCTGAGCGCGGCCAGCGTGAGCAACCTGGTCGGCGAGCTGCTGGAAGAGGGCATCGTCGAGGAGGCCGGGTCGGTCGAGTCCGACGGTGGCCGGCCGCGCGTGCTGCTGCGGGTCGCGCCGGCTTTTGGGTACGTCGTTGGTGCCGAGGTCGGTGAGACGAGGGTCAGGGTCGAGCTGTTCGACCTGGCGATGTCGGTGCTCGCGACCGTGGTCTACCCGATCGAGACGCCGAAACCCGCGCCCGAGCTGGCGGTCAAGTACGTGCTGCAGGGACTCGACGCGGTGATCGCGCAGGCCGGCGTACGGGCTGATCGTGTGCTGGGGTTGGGGGTTGCGGTCGCCGGCGTGGTCGAAGGGCCGGCGGACGCCGTCGTGCACGCGCAGACGCTGGGGTGGGACGGCGTTCCGCTGGGCGCGATGCTTGCGGCGGGGACGGACATCCCGATCCAGGTGGACAACGGCGCGAACACGTTGGGCCAGGCCGAGATGTGGTTCGGTGCCGGGCGTGGTGCGACGGACGCTGTGGTGGCGCTGGTCGGGTCCGGTGTCGGAGCGGCCCTGGTGACCGGCGGGACGAGCTACCGCGGCACGCGCAGCAGCGCGGGCGAGTGGGGCCACACCACGATCATGTACGGCGGCCGCCGGTGCCGGTGCGGCGCCGAGGGCTGCCTCGAGGCGTACGTCGGCGCTGAAGGCGTGCTCGATCGGTACCGGTTGGCGGGTGGGTCTGCTGCTCGGTCCGATGACGACGAGGCGGAGTTCATCGCGTTGCTGGGGGCTGTCGAGTCGTCCGAGGTGGCGGCGAAGGTCGTCGAGGACACCATCGGGTATCTGGCCGCGGGATTCGCGAACTTGGTGAACCTGGTCAACCCCGAGCGGATCGTGCTGGGTGGGTGGTCGGGCTTGCTGCTGGGGGAGCGGTATTTGCCCGAGCTGCGCGAGGCGGTGGGGAAGCACGCACTGCATCGCCCGTACGCCCAGGTGACGATCGAGCTGTGTGAGCTGGGTCGAGATGCAGTTGCTCTGGGGGCGGCGACGCTGCCGGTCCTCCGGTTGCTGCGTGAGGGCGGCACCACCAAACGGCTCGCTGCCAGCTGA
- a CDS encoding LacI family DNA-binding transcriptional regulator, with protein MSITIADVAARAGVSKTTVSRVLNGKGELDLRTAERVRQVIDELGYVPSARAVGLARGRTRIVGMLVPSLTWPWMGEVLQGAVDVVETEGYGLLLFTCNRGEESMQQFASQVSAQSFDGLLVIEPEGTLAYIEQLHSRGLPVVLIDDRAKQPVFPSVATTNRAGGEAAARHLLELGRRRPLVITGVDWFGCTQERLDGFRDTYAAAGLELDPRLVFEGDFTHESGRRGVQQALEAGIKFDAIFAHNDLSAGGAIQAVRETGRNVPNDVSVVGFDDIPYAQHTEPPLTTVHQPMRQMGQAAARMLMDYFGGKPLPEAPQVLPTTLIVRSSTAPARPS; from the coding sequence ATGTCGATCACGATCGCCGATGTCGCGGCCCGTGCCGGAGTCAGCAAGACGACCGTCTCGCGGGTCCTGAACGGCAAGGGCGAACTCGACCTGCGGACCGCCGAACGGGTCCGCCAGGTGATCGACGAGCTCGGGTACGTGCCCAGCGCCCGGGCCGTCGGCCTGGCCCGCGGCCGGACCCGGATCGTCGGCATGCTGGTCCCCTCGCTCACCTGGCCCTGGATGGGTGAGGTGCTGCAAGGCGCCGTCGACGTGGTCGAGACCGAGGGCTACGGCCTGCTGCTGTTCACCTGCAACCGGGGTGAGGAGTCGATGCAGCAGTTCGCCTCGCAGGTCTCGGCGCAGTCGTTCGACGGCCTGCTGGTGATCGAGCCGGAAGGCACGCTCGCCTACATCGAGCAGTTGCACTCGCGTGGCCTGCCGGTCGTCCTGATCGACGACCGGGCCAAGCAACCCGTGTTCCCGTCCGTCGCCACCACCAACCGGGCCGGAGGTGAGGCCGCCGCCCGGCACCTGCTGGAGCTCGGTCGCCGCCGCCCGCTGGTGATCACCGGCGTCGACTGGTTCGGCTGTACCCAGGAACGCCTGGACGGTTTCCGCGACACCTACGCGGCGGCCGGTCTCGAGCTGGACCCACGGCTCGTCTTCGAAGGCGACTTCACCCACGAAAGCGGACGCCGCGGCGTCCAGCAGGCCCTCGAGGCCGGCATCAAGTTCGACGCGATCTTCGCGCACAACGACCTGTCCGCCGGCGGTGCCATCCAGGCCGTCCGGGAGACCGGGCGGAACGTGCCGAACGACGTGTCGGTGGTCGGCTTCGACGACATCCCGTACGCCCAGCACACCGAGCCGCCGTTGACCACGGTGCATCAGCCGATGCGCCAGATGGGCCAGGCGGCGGCCCGGATGCTGATGGACTACTTCGGCGGCAAGCCGCTGCCGGAGGCTCCCCAGGTGCTGCCCACGACGCTGATCGTGCGCAGCTCAACCGCCCCCGCCCGCCCCTCGTAG